From the genome of Nicotiana sylvestris chromosome 2, ASM39365v2, whole genome shotgun sequence, one region includes:
- the LOC104245549 gene encoding uncharacterized protein has protein sequence MLARKTIAYGELSKVLNKKLKSSQLKESSAQEFDSSYESESFKSASEGEEHGSSNTEKIQETPAEVSSSVVENLENRFVLVGPIRDVKLAEMSRSEGKKKGKEREGESGKERGNGKKGVPAICGVVEESGIKSGGSGSGEAVEGLVHLRKQRDEPVSSAEETLADLLKRFGASYDPKKRKDTSQKAPIDFKPTKKRKTSSPKPTISSVPRGRAIRSKVKQSEAKLQRALEESTKKKKEKGKAKVTESSEAAEE, from the coding sequence ATGTTGGCTAGAAAAACTATAGCCTATGGAGAATTGAGTAAGGTTTTAAACAAGAAATTGAAATCTAGCCAGTTGAAAGAAAGCTCAGCTCAAGAATTTGACTCCAGTTATGAGTCAGAATCGTTTAAGTCTGCTAGTGAAGGTGAAGAACATGGGTCTTCTAACACTGAGAAAATTCAAGAAACCCCTGCTGAGGTAAGTTCTTCTGTagttgaaaatttagaaaataggtttgttctAGTTGGTCCTATTAGAGATGTAAAATTGGCTGAAATGAGTAGGAGTGAAggtaaaaagaaaggaaaagagagagagggtgaaagTGGTAaagagaggggaaatgggaagaaaggagtTCCTGCTATTTGTGGAGTTGTTGAAGAAAGTggcataaagtcagggggaagtggctCTGGGGAGGCAGTAGAGGGTTTGGTTCATCTAAGAAAACAAAGAGATGAACCTGTTTCATCTGCTGAGGAAACCTTGGCTGACCTTCTGAAAAGATTTGGGGCGagttatgatccaaagaagcGCAAAGACACTTCACAAAAGGCTCCAATTGATTTCAAGCCaaccaagaaaagaaaaacttcatCCCCAAAACCTACTATCTCTTCAGTACCTAGGGGAAGAGCCATTAGAAGCAAGGTAAAACAATCTGAAGCTAAACTACAAAGAGCTCTAGAAGAAAGcacgaaaaagaaaaaagagaagggaaAGGCAAAGGTAACAGAATCTTCTGAGGCTGCAGAAGAATag